The genomic DNA CACCGCCAGCGAGGATGCCCACGCCACGGCGCGCCGCCTCTAACAGGGCTTCGTTGTCATTGCCGCGCAATGACCCACTGATCTTCACACTCACCTGATGGTTTCCACGGGTGAGCCGCCATTCAGGAAATGATCGTAAGCCACTGAATCCCAAGCAATTATGTTTCGACAAGTCTTCTGGTTTTGCCGGTTCGCCCTGGCGCGCCAAGTAGTCCGGCGAGGCACAGAGGATGCGTACGTGGTCACAAAGCTTGCTGGCCACCAGGCGGTTGTCGGCCAGTTCACCGATGCGTATGGCGGCATCAAAACCTTCCCCGACCAGGTCGACGAAGCGGTCGGCATACTCGGCTTCCAGGGTCACCTGCGGATGGGCCAGGACAAAGTCCGCCAGCATGCCGCTCAACCAACGCCGTCCCATCGCCGCAGGTAGGGCCAGGCGCAGGCGCCCGCGCACCGACGCCGCACCCTCGGTGGCCTCCTGCTCTGCCTCTGTTATCAGCCGGCTGGCCTCGCGCACTCGCACCACCAGGCGTTCGCCCTCATCGGTGAAGCGCAGTTGCCGAGTGGTGCGTTCCACCAGGCGAATGCCAAGGCGCTGTTCCAGTGCGCTGAGGCGTTTGGACAGTACCGTGGGGTGGCGTGCCAACTGCCGGCCGGCGGCCGAGAAAGAGCCCTGCTCGTGCAGGGCCAGCAAGGTGGCGAGTTCATCGGCGCGGCGGCTGTCAAAGGCGTCCATGGCAAGGCTCTGTGGCTGGGTCAGTCAGGTGGTGAGAATCAGCGCCCCTTCCGACAGCCCCTGCTCCAGGTCTTCG from Pseudomonas putida includes the following:
- a CDS encoding LysR family transcriptional regulator, with amino-acid sequence MDAFDSRRADELATLLALHEQGSFSAAGRQLARHPTVLSKRLSALEQRLGIRLVERTTRQLRFTDEGERLVVRVREASRLITEAEQEATEGAASVRGRLRLALPAAMGRRWLSGMLADFVLAHPQVTLEAEYADRFVDLVGEGFDAAIRIGELADNRLVASKLCDHVRILCASPDYLARQGEPAKPEDLSKHNCLGFSGLRSFPEWRLTRGNHQVSVKISGSLRGNDNEALLEAARRGVGILAGGDWLMGEDLAAGRLLRVLAQWELDAAAGIYLVRPSARLNTASLGAFKAWVTDQFKEGPPWRR